ATTCCCAATCTGCATTCAATTCATTAAACGTTTCAATATCGTGAACAGATGTAGACATTATTTTATCTTTAAAAGCTTTAAACAAACCATTTTGTCTATCAATTTCTCTGAAATGAAGTCTTGAGATATTGAAGGTTTCTGCTACATCGTAATGACTATGCAAAACCAATTGAGCATGAAATTTCAAATCTATATTTTGAATAAAACCCGTCATTTCTTCTGAATTGATGAAAGGTTTTCTGACGTGAAGTAAATCCAATCCTTCATGAAATAGTTCATTAATTAACTCAACTTCATTTTTTTTCCGTTCTTCGGGGGTAATGACGATGATCATATATAAATTTCTTTCCCTTTTTCGATAAATTCCTGTGATTTGTCGAACATTCCTTTTTCTGCCGATTCGCGGATTTCCTGAGTAATTTTCATGGAACAGAATTTTGGTCCGCACATCGAACAGAAATGTGCAATTTTTGCCCCATCCGCCGGAAGGGTTTCATCATGATAAGACCTTGCTGTTTCCGGATCCAATGAAAGATTGAACTGATCTTCCCAACGGAATTCAAATCTGGCCTTGCTCAAAGCATTGTCCCGGTATTGAGCTCCGGGATGACCTTTCGCTAAATCTGCAGCATGAGCCGCCAGTTTATAGGTAATCACTCCTACTTTTACATCGTCTCTATTCGGAAGTCCTAGATGTTCTTTGGGCGTTACATAACACAACATTGCACATCCAAACCAACCAATCATCGCAGCTCCGATTCCCGAAGTGATGTGGTCATAACCTGGCGCAATATCCGTCGTTAAAGGGCCTAATGTGTAAAAAGGAGCTTCATCGCATACTTCCAACTGCTTCTCCATATTTTCTTTAATCATGTGCATCGGAACGTGCCCGGGACCTTCAATCATGACCTGAACGTTGTGTTTCCAGGCAATTTTCGTTAATTCTCCTAAAGTTTCTAATTCCGCAAACTGAGCTTCATCATTAGCATCGGCAATCGAGCCAGGACGAAGACCATCTCCCAACGAAAAAGCAACGTCATATTTTTTCATGATTTCACAGATTTCCTCAAAATGCGTGTACAAAAAGTTTTCTTTATGATGGAAAAGACACCATTTTGCCATGATAGAACCGCCTCGGGAGACAATTCCCGTGACACGCTTTGCTGTTAAATGAATATATCTCAGCAATACTCCCGCATGAATCGTGAAATAAGAAACTCCCTGTTCTGCCTGCTCGATCAAAGTATCTTTAAAAATTTCCCATGTTAAATCTTCCGCAACACCTTTTACTTTCTCCAAAGCCTGATAAATTGGAACGGTACCAATCGGAACCGGACTGTTTCTGATGATCCATTCTCTGGTTTCATGGATATTTTTTCCGGTTGACAGATCCATAATTGTGTCTGCACCCCATCTACATGCCCAAACTGCTTTTTCAACTTCTTCTTCAATGCTTGATGAAACGGCGCTGTTTCCAATGTTAGCATTAATTTTAACCAAGAAATTTCTTCCGATAATCATCGGTTCGCTTTCGGGGTGATTGATATTGTTGGGTATAATTGCCCTTCCTGCGGCAATTTCATCTCTTACAAATTCGGGAGTGATTTTATTTTTCGGCGTTTTTGCGCCAAAACTATTTCCCTGATGCTGAAAAGCCATGTCTTTTGAAACAGCATCCAACTG
The sequence above is a segment of the Chryseobacterium sp. MYb264 genome. Coding sequences within it:
- a CDS encoding thiamine phosphate synthase, whose translation is MIIVITPEERKKNEVELINELFHEGLDLLHVRKPFINSEEMTGFIQNIDLKFHAQLVLHSHYDVAETFNISRLHFREIDRQNGLFKAFKDKIMSTSVHDIETFNELNADWEYAFVSPVFPSISKKGYGENSTILRDIKKRDNSKVKLIALGGIDEKNITKAFENTIDGIALLGAVWQSDSPIRLFRKIMKMKSTKY
- the thiC gene encoding phosphomethylpyrimidine synthase ThiC, which translates into the protein MAHNITRSPFSNSKKIYVEGKIHPISVAMREIELSPTKLSNGTLEHNPAVTVYDTSGAYTDENSEINIEKGLPRIREQWILDRNDVEILDGITSEYGKARLADSKLDNLRFSYNHKPKVSKEGQQVTQLYYAKQGIITPEMEYIAIRENQRIEQLDAVSKDMAFQHQGNSFGAKTPKNKITPEFVRDEIAAGRAIIPNNINHPESEPMIIGRNFLVKINANIGNSAVSSSIEEEVEKAVWACRWGADTIMDLSTGKNIHETREWIIRNSPVPIGTVPIYQALEKVKGVAEDLTWEIFKDTLIEQAEQGVSYFTIHAGVLLRYIHLTAKRVTGIVSRGGSIMAKWCLFHHKENFLYTHFEEICEIMKKYDVAFSLGDGLRPGSIADANDEAQFAELETLGELTKIAWKHNVQVMIEGPGHVPMHMIKENMEKQLEVCDEAPFYTLGPLTTDIAPGYDHITSGIGAAMIGWFGCAMLCYVTPKEHLGLPNRDDVKVGVITYKLAAHAADLAKGHPGAQYRDNALSKARFEFRWEDQFNLSLDPETARSYHDETLPADGAKIAHFCSMCGPKFCSMKITQEIRESAEKGMFDKSQEFIEKGKEIYI